In Nonomuraea muscovyensis, one genomic interval encodes:
- a CDS encoding dienelactone hydrolase family protein — translation MTSFQRYLAEEVALDHVDGLITRREALRRLGLLGLGLPAAVALLSACGAAPEAAAGSPPPASPTSPKTPMPAGPSPLRTEAITFPGPEGVTLQGAWAAAADPRGAVLVIHENRGLTDHIRSVAGRLAASGYSSLALDLLSREGGTASFADPAQVTAKLGEIAPDRFVADMKAAVDELGGRAPDAEIGVVGFCFGGGMTWLLLASGEPRLAAAAPFYGPLPEGADFGGSRAAVLAVYAERDDRVNASRPAAEAALKKAGLTYEIVTFPGVQHAFFNDTGQRYDAGAAAQAYDRLVDWYDRYLS, via the coding sequence ATGACATCTTTCCAGCGCTATCTCGCGGAAGAGGTGGCGCTCGACCACGTCGACGGGCTCATCACGCGGCGCGAGGCGCTGCGCCGACTCGGCCTGCTCGGCCTGGGCCTGCCCGCCGCGGTCGCGCTGCTGTCCGCGTGCGGCGCGGCACCGGAGGCGGCGGCCGGCTCTCCGCCCCCGGCCTCGCCCACGAGCCCGAAGACGCCCATGCCGGCGGGCCCGTCGCCGCTGCGGACGGAGGCGATCACCTTCCCCGGCCCCGAGGGGGTGACGCTCCAGGGCGCCTGGGCGGCGGCCGCGGACCCGAGGGGTGCGGTGCTGGTGATCCACGAGAACCGCGGCCTGACCGACCACATCCGTTCCGTGGCGGGCCGGCTCGCGGCGAGCGGCTACTCGTCGCTGGCGCTCGACCTGCTCTCCCGTGAGGGCGGCACGGCGTCGTTCGCGGACCCGGCGCAGGTCACGGCCAAGCTCGGGGAGATCGCGCCGGACCGGTTCGTCGCCGACATGAAGGCGGCGGTGGACGAGTTGGGCGGGCGGGCTCCCGACGCCGAGATCGGCGTGGTGGGCTTCTGCTTCGGGGGCGGGATGACGTGGCTGCTGCTGGCATCGGGCGAGCCCCGGCTGGCCGCCGCCGCGCCGTTCTACGGGCCGCTGCCGGAGGGCGCCGACTTCGGCGGCAGCCGGGCGGCGGTCCTCGCGGTGTACGCCGAGCGGGACGACCGGGTGAACGCCTCCCGCCCCGCCGCCGAGGCCGCGCTGAAGAAGGCCGGGCTCACGTACGAGATCGTGACGTTCCCGGGGGTGCAGCACGCCTTCTTCAACGACACGGGGCAGAGGTACGACGCCGGCGCGGCGGCGCAGGCCTACGACCGGCTCGTCGACTGGTACGACCGCTATCTGTCGTGA
- a CDS encoding glycine--tRNA ligase, producing MARRTDVMDTIVSLAKRRGLVYPSSEIYGGLRASWDYGPLGVELKNNVKRQWWQSMVQARDDVVGLDSCVILAREVWQASGHVETFSDPLTECQSCHKRFRADHLIEAYEEKNGRAPEHGLADVTCPNCGNKGSFTEPRQFSGLLKTFLGPVEDESGLAYLRPETAQGIFINYLNVQQSARKKIPFGIGQIGKSFRNEITPGNFIFRTREFEQMEMEFFVKPGTDEEWHQFWIDERYRWYSDLGINKDNLRLYEHPADKLSHYSKRTVDIEYRFNFAGSEWGELEGIANRTDFDLTAHSKASGVDLSFFEQDTQERYVPYVIEPAAGVDRAALTFLLDAYSEDEAPNAKGVMEKRTVMRLDHRLAPVKVAVLPLSRNADLSPKARDLAAQLRRRWNVEFDDAGAIGRRYRRQDEIGTPFCVTVDFDTLDDQAVTIRERDSMRQERIALDQVDSYLRQHLND from the coding sequence ATGGCACGCCGTACAGACGTCATGGACACCATCGTCAGCCTCGCCAAGCGCCGCGGGCTCGTCTACCCGTCGAGCGAGATCTACGGGGGGCTGCGGGCGTCGTGGGACTACGGCCCGCTGGGCGTCGAGCTGAAGAACAACGTCAAGCGCCAGTGGTGGCAGTCGATGGTCCAGGCGCGCGACGACGTCGTCGGCCTCGACTCCTGCGTCATCCTGGCCCGCGAGGTCTGGCAGGCCAGCGGCCACGTCGAGACGTTCAGCGACCCGCTGACCGAGTGCCAGTCGTGCCACAAGCGCTTCCGCGCCGATCACCTGATCGAGGCGTACGAGGAGAAGAACGGCCGCGCCCCCGAGCACGGCCTGGCCGACGTCACCTGCCCGAACTGCGGCAACAAGGGCTCCTTCACCGAGCCCCGCCAGTTCAGCGGCCTGCTCAAGACCTTCCTCGGCCCGGTCGAGGACGAGTCGGGCCTGGCCTACCTGCGGCCGGAGACCGCGCAGGGCATCTTCATCAACTACCTCAACGTGCAGCAGTCGGCGCGCAAGAAGATCCCGTTCGGCATCGGCCAGATCGGCAAGTCGTTCCGCAACGAGATCACCCCGGGCAACTTCATCTTCCGCACCCGCGAGTTCGAGCAGATGGAGATGGAGTTCTTCGTCAAGCCCGGCACCGACGAGGAGTGGCACCAGTTCTGGATCGACGAGCGCTACCGCTGGTACTCCGACCTCGGCATCAACAAGGACAACCTCCGGCTCTACGAGCACCCCGCGGACAAGCTGTCCCACTACTCCAAGCGCACCGTCGACATCGAGTACCGCTTCAACTTCGCCGGCAGCGAGTGGGGTGAGCTCGAGGGCATCGCCAACCGCACCGACTTCGACCTGACCGCCCACTCCAAGGCCTCCGGCGTCGATCTCAGCTTCTTCGAGCAGGACACCCAGGAGCGCTACGTTCCCTATGTCATCGAGCCGGCGGCCGGTGTCGACCGGGCGGCGCTGACGTTCCTGCTCGACGCCTACAGCGAGGACGAGGCGCCCAACGCCAAGGGCGTCATGGAGAAGCGCACCGTCATGCGGCTCGACCACCGGCTCGCCCCGGTCAAGGTCGCGGTGCTGCCGCTGTCGCGCAACGCCGACCTGTCGCCCAAGGCCCGCGACCTGGCGGCGCAGCTGCGCCGCCGGTGGAACGTCGAGTTCGACGACGCCGGTGCCATCGGCCGCCGCTACCGCCGCCAGGACGAGATCGGCACGCCGTTCTGCGTCACGGTCGACTTCGACACCCTGGACGACCAGGCCGTCACGATCCGCGAGCGCGACTCGATGCGCCAGGAGCGCATCGCGCTCGACCAGGTCGACTCCTACCTGCGCCAGCACCTCAACGACTGA
- a CDS encoding antibiotic biosynthesis monooxygenase family protein yields MLAVIRYTVPEAQSQDFVKQGHAILDTLALQPGFLRGRLARSVDEPNLWALVSEWEGAGFYRRALSAARMAMYPLMILMVNEPSAFEDVYTQDRV; encoded by the coding sequence GTGCTCGCCGTGATCCGTTACACCGTCCCCGAGGCCCAGTCCCAGGACTTCGTCAAGCAGGGCCACGCCATCCTCGACACACTCGCCCTCCAGCCCGGCTTCCTGCGCGGCAGGCTGGCCCGGTCGGTCGACGAGCCCAACCTGTGGGCCCTGGTCAGCGAGTGGGAGGGCGCCGGGTTCTACCGCAGGGCGCTGTCCGCCGCCCGGATGGCGATGTATCCGCTCATGATTCTCATGGTCAACGAACCCAGCGCTTTCGAGGACGTTTACACACAAGACCGGGTGTAG
- a CDS encoding DUF6703 family protein → MATDRDRRNDPRSDPRDPARGARGARRPLPRGEQFFTPGATGLRKAVEARSATPMTFLFTQVPRWVTPAVLVALLLAGFAVSHWLGAVAVLPVLAFVGWLAYLSWPSLGAGGRVLRVAMLVFLLVLAADRFGAF, encoded by the coding sequence GTGGCCACTGACCGAGACCGCCGCAACGACCCCCGCAGCGACCCCCGCGACCCGGCGCGCGGCGCCCGGGGCGCCCGGCGCCCGCTGCCCCGGGGCGAGCAGTTCTTCACACCGGGCGCGACCGGCCTGCGCAAGGCCGTGGAGGCGCGCAGCGCGACCCCCATGACGTTCCTGTTCACCCAGGTGCCCCGGTGGGTGACCCCGGCCGTGCTGGTGGCGCTGCTGCTGGCGGGGTTCGCGGTGTCCCACTGGCTCGGCGCGGTGGCGGTGCTGCCCGTGCTGGCGTTCGTGGGGTGGCTGGCCTACCTGTCATGGCCGTCGCTGGGCGCGGGCGGCCGGGTGCTGCGGGTGGCGATGCTGGTGTTCCTGCTGGTCCTGGCGGCTGACCGGTTCGGGGCGTTCTAG
- a CDS encoding metal ABC transporter substrate-binding protein — MSRTPRMLAGLVTGSALLAAAACGSTSGSTQSSSQSPSGPDGKPAVVAAIYPLQWLTEQVGGSDAAVSVLTAPGVEPHDLEIGAQQMAQLQDAALTVYIKGVQPAVDEAVTPETSFDAATAVTTLPAGEDPHEEEGQAHEGEEAHADEEGASYDPHIWLDPTRLATVATKLGERLAAADPAHAQGYKDRATRTASALTALDQEFAKGLATCTTRTMVTAHAAFGYLADRYKLQQVGITLDPEQEPSPARVAEVAAIAKNAKVTTIFTETLVSPKVAEVLAQEVGAKTAVLDPLESKPSGDYLSAMRDNLKSLQTALGCTA, encoded by the coding sequence ATGTCCAGAACGCCCCGAATGCTGGCCGGCCTCGTGACGGGGAGCGCCCTGCTCGCCGCCGCGGCGTGCGGCTCCACCTCCGGTTCCACGCAGTCGTCGTCGCAGTCGCCGTCCGGTCCGGACGGCAAGCCGGCCGTGGTCGCCGCCATCTACCCCCTCCAGTGGCTCACCGAGCAGGTGGGCGGCTCCGACGCCGCCGTGTCGGTGCTGACCGCGCCGGGCGTCGAGCCCCACGACCTGGAGATCGGCGCGCAGCAGATGGCGCAGTTGCAGGACGCCGCGCTGACCGTCTACATCAAGGGCGTGCAGCCCGCCGTGGACGAGGCGGTCACCCCGGAGACGTCGTTCGACGCCGCGACAGCCGTCACGACGCTGCCCGCCGGCGAGGACCCGCACGAGGAGGAGGGCCAGGCCCACGAGGGCGAGGAGGCGCACGCCGACGAGGAGGGCGCGTCCTACGACCCGCACATCTGGCTCGACCCCACGCGCCTGGCCACCGTCGCGACCAAGCTCGGCGAGCGGCTGGCGGCGGCCGACCCGGCGCACGCGCAGGGCTACAAGGACCGCGCCACCCGCACGGCGAGCGCCCTGACCGCCCTGGACCAGGAGTTCGCCAAGGGCCTGGCCACCTGCACGACCAGGACGATGGTGACCGCCCACGCGGCGTTCGGCTACCTCGCCGACCGCTACAAGCTCCAGCAGGTGGGCATCACGCTCGACCCCGAGCAGGAGCCGTCGCCGGCCCGGGTCGCCGAGGTCGCCGCGATCGCCAAGAACGCCAAGGTCACCACGATCTTCACCGAGACGCTGGTCAGCCCCAAGGTCGCCGAGGTGCTGGCCCAGGAGGTCGGCGCCAAGACCGCGGTGCTCGACCCGCTGGAGAGCAAGCCGTCGGGCGATTACCTGTCGGCGATGAGGGACAATCTCAAAAGCCTGCAAACCGCGCTGGGGTGCACGGCTTGA
- a CDS encoding metal ABC transporter ATP-binding protein — protein MSETAFAMTGGRVTLDRRPILRGVDLTVRPGEVVALLGANGSGKSTLVRALLGLIPLSGGQTLVYGRPPARFRDWWRIGYVPQRLQVGGGVPATVREVVASGRIARQRRLRRTSPADRAAVASALEAVGLAGRAGDPVQELSGGQQQRVLIARALAGEPDAYVMDEPTAGVDAETQQLLADTLATLVLDGKTIVLVAHELGPLEPLVTRGVVVREGRIAHDGRPPRPEGDCARPGHEHVHPHAPETLGRTVGGGASVGPLTGWQGEA, from the coding sequence ATGAGCGAGACCGCCTTCGCGATGACCGGCGGCCGGGTCACCCTCGACCGGCGGCCCATCCTCCGGGGTGTCGACCTGACGGTGCGCCCGGGCGAGGTGGTCGCCCTGCTCGGCGCCAACGGCTCCGGCAAGTCGACGCTGGTGCGCGCCCTGCTCGGCCTCATCCCCCTGTCGGGCGGCCAGACCCTCGTGTACGGCAGGCCGCCCGCGCGCTTTCGCGACTGGTGGCGCATCGGCTACGTGCCGCAGCGCCTCCAGGTCGGCGGCGGCGTGCCCGCCACCGTCCGTGAGGTGGTCGCCTCCGGGCGCATCGCGCGGCAGCGCCGGCTGCGCCGGACGAGCCCCGCCGACCGGGCCGCGGTGGCGAGCGCGCTGGAGGCCGTCGGGCTGGCCGGCCGGGCGGGCGACCCGGTGCAGGAGCTGTCCGGCGGGCAGCAGCAGCGGGTGCTGATCGCCCGCGCGCTGGCCGGGGAGCCCGACGCGTACGTCATGGACGAGCCCACCGCGGGCGTCGACGCCGAGACCCAGCAGTTGCTCGCCGACACCCTCGCCACGCTGGTGCTCGACGGCAAGACCATCGTGCTGGTCGCCCACGAGCTGGGCCCGCTGGAGCCGCTGGTCACCCGCGGCGTCGTCGTCCGCGAGGGGCGCATCGCCCATGACGGCCGGCCGCCGCGCCCCGAGGGCGACTGCGCCAGGCCCGGACACGAGCACGTCCATCCGCACGCCCCCGAGACGCTGGGCCGCACGGTCGGCGGCGGGGCGTCGGTGGGGCCGCTGACCGGCTGGCAGGGAGAGGCATGA
- a CDS encoding metal ABC transporter permease has translation MVDLLDKEFFQLALAAALLVGLCAPAVGTFIVQRRLALLGDGIGHVALTGVALGFLTDTAPIITAVLVSVAGSVAIELVRARGRTSGDVALALMFYGGIAGGVMLMGIAPGGSSTKLNSFLFGAIASVTREDIWVIGGLAVAVVGVVAVFGRELFVLCQDEEMAKASGLPVRFLSLLIAVTAALTVVIAMRVVGLLLVSALMVIPVATSQQITRGFRSTMALAMVLGVVASVGGLLGSSMSARVPPGAAIVLLALAGFVLALGVGRFVRRGRPRESTVSEHPTRVEEVA, from the coding sequence ATCGTCGATTTGCTGGACAAGGAGTTCTTCCAGCTCGCGCTGGCCGCGGCGCTGCTGGTGGGGCTCTGCGCGCCCGCCGTCGGCACCTTCATCGTGCAGCGGCGGCTCGCGCTGCTCGGCGACGGCATCGGGCACGTGGCGCTGACCGGCGTCGCGCTCGGCTTCCTGACCGACACCGCGCCGATCATCACGGCCGTCCTGGTGTCCGTGGCCGGCTCCGTGGCCATCGAGCTGGTCAGGGCGCGCGGCCGCACCAGCGGCGACGTGGCCCTGGCGCTGATGTTCTACGGCGGCATCGCCGGCGGCGTCATGCTCATGGGCATCGCGCCCGGCGGCAGCAGCACCAAGCTCAACTCGTTCCTGTTCGGCGCCATCGCCAGCGTGACGCGCGAGGACATCTGGGTCATCGGCGGGCTGGCGGTCGCGGTGGTCGGCGTGGTCGCGGTGTTCGGCAGGGAGCTGTTCGTGCTCTGCCAGGACGAGGAGATGGCCAAGGCCAGCGGCCTGCCGGTGCGCTTCCTCAGCCTGCTGATCGCCGTGACGGCGGCGCTGACCGTGGTCATCGCCATGCGCGTGGTGGGCCTGCTGCTCGTCAGCGCGCTCATGGTGATCCCGGTGGCGACCAGCCAGCAGATCACCCGGGGCTTCCGCTCGACGATGGCGCTGGCCATGGTGCTGGGCGTGGTCGCCTCGGTGGGCGGCCTGCTGGGCTCCAGCATGTCGGCCCGCGTGCCGCCGGGGGCGGCCATCGTGCTCCTCGCCCTCGCCGGGTTCGTCCTGGCGCTGGGTGTCGGTAGATTCGTACGCCGAGGCCGACCCCGGGAGTCCACGGTGAGCGAGCACCCCACCCGCGTCGAGGAGGTTGCATGA
- a CDS encoding Fur family transcriptional regulator: MTTRRDAVHDTLRRSEGFRSAQDVYAEMRQHGAKIGLTTVYRALQALADGGQVDVLRTDEGESVYRACASGDHHHHLVCRRCGHTVEVAGPAVERWAEMIGGEHGFTEITHTVEVFGTCSSCSASVRAG, from the coding sequence ATGACGACGAGGCGCGATGCCGTCCACGACACCCTGCGCCGGAGCGAGGGTTTCCGCAGCGCGCAGGATGTCTACGCCGAGATGCGCCAGCACGGCGCCAAGATCGGCCTGACCACGGTCTACCGCGCCCTGCAGGCGCTGGCCGACGGCGGCCAGGTCGACGTGCTGCGCACCGACGAGGGCGAGTCGGTCTACCGCGCGTGCGCGAGCGGCGACCACCACCACCATCTGGTCTGCCGCCGCTGCGGCCACACGGTCGAGGTGGCCGGTCCGGCTGTCGAGCGCTGGGCCGAGATGATCGGCGGTGAGCACGGCTTCACCGAGATCACTCACACGGTCGAGGTCTTCGGCACCTGCTCGTCCTGTTCGGCGTCGGTCCGGGCGGGCTGA
- a CDS encoding DMT family transporter translates to MSAHRRIVLIAIAGALIISTSGPLVRLSEVSPATSALFRCAYAVPPMIVLAWLERRRLGPLRGRPLMLAWAAGLLFALDLLFWHHAIDYVGAGLATVLGNLQVFIVAFAAWAVFRERPSNQLMIATPVVFAGVVLISGVFDADAYGADPMLGVLAGVATSVAYAAFLLLMKAGSQRSAGPLAHATAVATVAIAAMSPLFGGADFTPDWPAHGWLLLLALGPQVLGWSLITYTLPRQPAALTALLLLVQPLTTVVLAKVTLAENPSLLQLAGCLVIVAGVLYGSRRAQPARTDAEQDEQVPKTSTV, encoded by the coding sequence GTGAGTGCACATCGCCGTATCGTGCTGATCGCGATAGCCGGCGCACTGATCATCTCCACCTCCGGGCCGCTCGTGCGGCTGTCCGAGGTCTCGCCCGCCACCTCGGCGCTGTTCCGGTGCGCGTACGCCGTCCCGCCGATGATCGTGCTGGCCTGGCTCGAACGTCGCCGGCTCGGCCCGCTGCGCGGCAGGCCGCTGATGCTGGCCTGGGCGGCGGGCCTGCTGTTCGCGCTGGACCTGCTCTTCTGGCACCACGCGATCGACTACGTCGGTGCCGGCCTGGCGACCGTGTTGGGCAACCTGCAGGTGTTCATCGTCGCGTTCGCCGCCTGGGCGGTCTTCCGCGAACGGCCGTCTAACCAGCTCATGATCGCAACGCCGGTGGTGTTCGCCGGCGTCGTGCTCATCTCGGGCGTCTTCGACGCCGACGCCTACGGCGCCGACCCGATGCTCGGCGTGCTGGCCGGGGTGGCCACGTCGGTGGCGTACGCGGCCTTCCTGCTGCTGATGAAGGCCGGATCGCAACGCAGCGCGGGCCCGCTCGCGCACGCGACGGCCGTCGCCACCGTCGCGATCGCGGCCATGAGCCCCCTGTTCGGCGGCGCCGACTTCACGCCCGACTGGCCCGCGCACGGGTGGCTGCTGCTGCTCGCGCTCGGCCCCCAGGTGCTCGGCTGGTCGCTGATCACGTACACGCTGCCCAGGCAGCCCGCCGCGCTCACCGCGCTGCTGCTGCTCGTGCAGCCCCTGACCACCGTGGTGCTGGCGAAGGTGACGCTGGCCGAGAACCCGTCGCTCCTGCAGCTCGCCGGGTGCCTGGTGATCGTCGCCGGCGTGCTGTACGGCTCGCGCCGGGCTCAGCCCGCCCGGACCGACGCCGAACAGGACGAGCAGGTGCCGAAGACCTCGACCGTGTGA
- a CDS encoding CGNR zinc finger domain-containing protein, which translates to MPFGHDTVYSLATVVELVNTSPSTGGDDELTGLADLQAFVQARQVSGISTLTTRDLGQVRLVREAFHRVFTAPDQPTAVRLLNVLLAETRITPRLTEHDGHPLHMHYFAPDATLAEHLAADCGVALAHLLVEGEWERLRTCAAPDCDRVFVDESRNRSRVYCDSRTCGNRMHVAAYRARRRA; encoded by the coding sequence ATGCCGTTTGGCCATGACACGGTCTATTCGCTGGCCACCGTCGTCGAACTGGTCAACACCTCTCCCTCGACCGGTGGTGACGACGAGCTGACCGGCCTGGCCGACCTGCAGGCCTTCGTGCAGGCGCGGCAGGTCAGCGGCATCAGCACGCTGACGACGCGCGACCTCGGCCAGGTGCGGCTGGTGCGGGAGGCGTTCCACCGGGTGTTCACCGCGCCCGACCAGCCGACCGCGGTGCGCCTGCTCAACGTGCTGCTCGCCGAGACGCGCATCACGCCCCGGCTGACCGAGCACGACGGGCATCCGCTGCACATGCACTACTTCGCGCCCGACGCGACGCTGGCCGAGCACCTGGCGGCCGACTGCGGCGTGGCGCTGGCCCACCTGCTGGTGGAGGGCGAGTGGGAGCGCCTGCGCACGTGCGCGGCCCCCGACTGCGACCGGGTGTTCGTCGACGAGTCGCGCAACCGGTCGCGCGTCTACTGCGACAGCCGCACCTGCGGCAACCGCATGCACGTCGCCGCCTACCGCGCCCGCCGTCGCGCCTGA
- the tsaA gene encoding tRNA (N6-threonylcarbamoyladenosine(37)-N6)-methyltransferase TrmO has product MDFMVRPIGRVESPLSDLAQAPRQGDEGAPAAWLVFDERVREGLRDLRPGADVIVLTWLDRARRDVLAVHPRGDRARPVTGVFSTRSPDRPNPVGLHRVRVLAIDGTRVRVSDLEALDGTPIVDVKPVLDRDTER; this is encoded by the coding sequence ATGGACTTCATGGTGCGGCCGATCGGCCGGGTCGAGTCGCCGCTGAGCGACCTCGCCCAGGCGCCCCGGCAGGGCGACGAGGGCGCTCCCGCGGCGTGGCTGGTGTTCGACGAGCGGGTCCGCGAGGGCCTGCGCGATCTGCGGCCGGGTGCCGACGTCATCGTGCTCACCTGGCTCGACCGGGCCCGGCGCGACGTGCTCGCGGTCCATCCGCGCGGCGACCGCGCCCGGCCGGTCACGGGCGTGTTCAGCACCCGATCGCCCGACCGGCCCAACCCGGTGGGCCTGCACCGCGTGCGCGTCCTGGCGATCGACGGCACGCGGGTGCGGGTGAGCGACCTGGAGGCGCTGGACGGCACGCCGATCGTGGACGTCAAGCCGGTCCTCGACCGCGACACCGAACGCTAG
- a CDS encoding isoprenyl transferase: MAPRTRNTLSSTRREGASLNVRPPSPHPSGATPPPIPRDLVPRHVAIVMDGNGRWAKARGLPRTEGHKAGEASLFDVIEGALELGIPYLSAYAFSTENWKRSPDEVRFLMGFNRDVIRRRRDELNAMGVRVRWAGRPGRLWKSVIDELRAAEEMTVGNRTLTLQFCVNYGGRAEIADAAVKLAGDIAAGRVKPSKVDEKVFARYLDEPDIPEVDLFVRSSGEQRFSNFLLWQSAYAEMVFLDRLWPDFDRRDLWEACETYAKRDRRYGGAVPNKV; encoded by the coding sequence ATGGCACCTCGAACACGGAATACGCTCTCTTCGACACGTAGAGAGGGAGCCAGTTTGAACGTCCGACCGCCGTCCCCGCACCCGTCCGGTGCCACCCCGCCGCCCATCCCGCGCGACCTGGTGCCGCGGCACGTGGCCATCGTCATGGACGGCAACGGCCGCTGGGCCAAGGCGCGTGGCCTGCCGCGCACCGAGGGGCACAAGGCGGGCGAGGCGTCCCTGTTCGACGTCATCGAGGGCGCGCTGGAGCTGGGCATCCCCTACCTGAGCGCCTACGCCTTCTCCACGGAGAACTGGAAGCGCTCGCCCGACGAGGTGCGCTTCCTCATGGGCTTCAACCGCGACGTCATCCGCCGCCGCCGCGACGAGCTCAACGCCATGGGCGTGCGGGTGCGCTGGGCGGGCCGGCCGGGCCGGCTGTGGAAGAGCGTCATCGACGAGCTGCGGGCGGCCGAGGAGATGACCGTCGGCAACCGCACGCTGACTCTGCAGTTCTGCGTCAACTACGGCGGCCGGGCCGAGATCGCCGACGCCGCGGTCAAGCTGGCGGGCGACATCGCGGCCGGCCGGGTCAAGCCGTCGAAGGTCGACGAGAAGGTGTTCGCCCGCTACCTCGACGAGCCCGACATCCCCGAGGTCGACCTGTTCGTCCGCTCGTCGGGGGAGCAGCGCTTCTCCAACTTCCTGCTGTGGCAGTCGGCCTACGCCGAGATGGTCTTCCTCGACCGGCTCTGGCCCGACTTCGACCGCCGCGACCTGTGGGAGGCGTGCGAGACCTACGCCAAGCGCGACAGACGCTACGGCGGTGCCGTGCCCAACAAGGTCTGA
- the recO gene encoding DNA repair protein RecO, which translates to MSLYRDEGVVLRTQKLGEADRIVTVLARRTGKVRAVAKGVRRTTSRFGARLEPFTHVDVQFHTGRTLDVVTQAETIRPYGEALAADYPRYTAGSAMLETADRLTHGEKEPALRQFLLLVGGLRTLADGSHEARLVLDAYFLRSLAVAGYAPALEACAKCQAPAVRAFAIVAGGVVCGACKPAGAAVPAAETIGLMTALLRGDWAVADASEQRHRSECSGLVAAYLQWHLEHGIRSLRHVEREPV; encoded by the coding sequence GTGAGTCTCTACCGTGACGAAGGCGTGGTTCTGCGCACGCAGAAACTCGGCGAGGCCGACCGCATCGTCACCGTCCTGGCCCGGCGCACCGGCAAGGTCCGGGCCGTGGCCAAGGGCGTGCGCCGCACCACCTCGCGCTTCGGCGCCCGGCTGGAGCCGTTCACGCACGTCGACGTGCAGTTCCACACGGGCCGCACGCTCGACGTCGTCACGCAGGCGGAGACCATCAGGCCGTACGGCGAGGCGCTGGCGGCCGACTACCCGCGCTACACGGCGGGCAGCGCCATGCTGGAGACCGCCGACCGGCTCACCCACGGGGAGAAGGAGCCGGCCCTGCGGCAGTTCCTGCTGCTGGTGGGCGGGCTGCGCACGCTGGCCGACGGCAGCCACGAGGCCCGGCTGGTGCTCGACGCCTACTTCCTGCGCTCGCTGGCGGTGGCCGGCTACGCGCCCGCGCTGGAGGCGTGCGCCAAGTGCCAGGCGCCCGCGGTCAGGGCGTTCGCCATCGTGGCGGGCGGGGTGGTGTGCGGCGCCTGCAAGCCGGCGGGCGCGGCGGTGCCGGCCGCCGAGACGATCGGGCTGATGACGGCCCTGCTGCGCGGCGACTGGGCGGTGGCCGACGCCTCCGAGCAGCGTCACCGCAGCGAGTGCAGCGGCCTGGTCGCCGCATACCTGCAATGGCACCTCGAACACGGAATACGCTCTCTTCGACACGTAGAGAGGGAGCCAGTTTGA